CCGCCGCGAATGATGTCACGAATGGCCTGCAACAATTCCGTTGGCGGCGTGGTTTTGAGCAGGTAGCCCGAGGCCCCGGCCTTCAATGCCTCGAAAATGCTGTCGGCATCGTCATACACCGTGACCACCAGCACCTGCGTCGAGGGGAGGACTTGTTTGAGCCGCGCAGTGCATTCGATGCCGGACATGCCCGGCAGATGGATGTCCATCAACACCACATCCGGTTGCTCGGCCGGCAGCGCCTTCAAGGCCGCTTCGCCGCTGTCAAACGTCAGCACGCAGGAAAACCCCTCGGCGGCGTTGATCAGCCGCGCCCAGTTCTCCCGGACGCCGGCCTTGTCCTCCACAATTGCGACTTTGATGATCATCGGTTGACTGGTTCCCAGGTTGCCCGCTGCGCGCCTCACCCAAATGGGTAAGGCACTTGAAATTCATTTGCCCACCGCCGGCCGGCACCGGTCCAGTGGCAGGGTGAACACCACCGTGGTGCCGTGTCCGGGCCGGCTCTCGAACCGGGTGCGTCCGCCCAGCGCCTCCAGGCGGCTGCGCATGTTCTCCAAACCGTTGCGCTGGCCATTCACGGTCGCGGGATCAAATCCCTTGCCGTCGTCCTCCACGCGCAGCATCAGTTCGTTGCCGGTGCATGCCAGGCGCAACCAGACTTCCCGCGCGCCCGAATGTTTGCACACATTATGCAGGGCTTCCTTGACCGCCAAAAAAATATTGTGCCGGAACTGGGCCGAGAGCGGCGTTCCGGGCAAGTCGTCCGGCAGACTCACCCGGGCCGAAATGCGCGCCGGGGCCAGAAATCGCTGGAAATGTTCCGAAAGATAACTACCCAGGCTTTTCACGGTGTCATTGCGGGGATTGACCGTCCATACGATCTCGTCCATGACGGTCACCAACGCGCGCGTCTTGTCGGTCATTGAGCTGACATGCGCGGGCAGCTCCGCAGCCGGCACGTTGCCCTGCCGCGAAAGTTCTCCCAGCAGCACCACCTCGGCCAGGCCGGCGCCCAGGTCATCATGCAAGTCCCGCGCGATGCGACGGCGTTCCGTTTCCAGCGCCTGCTGGGCCTCCATGCGTTCCAGACGGCGGCGCAGCTTGCGGCGCTCATTCAAGGTCAGGCCCGCGGCAATCGCGGATACCAGAACCACCAGCACCAGGACCTGGAACCAGCGCGCCTGCCACAGCCGCGGATGGACGGTCAACCGGACGGGCGTGGCCGCCTCGTGCCAGCGTTCATCGACGCCGCCCACCATCACCCGGAAGCGGTAGGTTTCGGGCTGCAACTGGCTGTAGGCCGCCAGGCGCGCCGCCCCCGCGTTCACCCATTCGGAATCCAACGGCTCCAGCCGATACCGAAACCGCAAGGTCTGCGGCGCCGCCAGGTCCGGCGCGGCGAAATGGAATTCAAACCGGCGCGTGCTGGCGGGAGCGCGGAGTTCACCGTCCCTGGCGGTCAACATCACGCCGTCCGCGGTCACCGATTCCACGAACACATTGGGCGGCGACTTGCCCCGGGTGACCATCGCGGGATCAAAGCTGGCCACGCCGCGCATGTCGGCAATCCAGAGCCGCCCGTCAGGCGACCAACTGGCCACGGGCTGGCCGCTGCCCGAGCAACCGCGGTTGGCCAGCCCTTGTGCCGGGGCCAGTTGCCAGCACAGCAACGCCGGGCTCTGGCCGCGAACGTAGTCCGCCAGGCGACGACACGAGCAGCCGAAGATGCCGTTGTCGGAACTCATCCAAAGATTGCCCAATGGGTCGGCCACCAACGAAATGATGGAATCGTCCGGCAGCCCGTCGGCCATGGAATAGTGCTGCAAGCGGCCTCCGGCGTAACGGAACAGCCCGTTGTTGAGCGTGCCAATCCAGAGGGCGTCATCCGCATCGCACAACACACAGCGCACGTCCTTGCGGTCGAGCCCGATGGCGGCGCCGACGGACACCAACTGGTCGCCCCGGACCTGCAACAGGCCGGCGCCAATGGCGGCCACCCAGAGATGGCCCGCCCGGTCTTCCGTGATGCCGCGCACGTCCAAATTGGAATCTGCCGCCGCGGAAGTCAGCACCGTCCATGATCCATCGTCCTGCCGCCGGCACACGCCCCGGGTGCTGCCCGCCCACAAGCGCCCCGAGCGGTCGGCAAACAAGGTCACGACGGGCTGCGCCAACGCCGGCACGCCGCGGACGCCAACGAAACGGGTGCCGTCAAAGCGGGCCAGCCCCGCCCACGTGCCGGCCCAGATCACGGATTGGGCGTCCTGAAGAATGGCGCAAACGTGCTCGTGCGGCAGGCCCTCGGCCTGACCAAACCGGGTAAACCGCCCCGGTTCCCAGCGGAAGATGCCCTTGCCATCCGTGCCGATCCAAACGGCGCCGTCATGATCCGCAAACGCCGTGTTGACGATGCTTTCCCCGGCGTCAGGCGGCAGCATCACCATCGCGACCTGTTTGGGGACGATTTGATGCAAGCCTTCACCGATGGTGCCCGCCCAGACGGCGCCGTCATGATCTTCCAACAGGCAGGTGACGACACTTTGCGCCAGTGGTCCCTGCATTTGCACCCGTTCCCACTTGCCGGCCTGCGCTTGAACATAAACCCCGCTCCAATACATGCCCATCCACAGCCGTCCCTGGCGGTCTTCGAGCAGGGTTGAAACCAACGCCCGGGCGGAATCCGGCGCCGGCGGTGTGGCCAAAGGCGGCGCTTGCCAGCCGGCCGGCGTCCGCTGCCGCACCCACGAACCGGAAAGCCAGCTTCCCCGAATCCCCGCCACCCACAGTCCCTCGCGCCCGGCCGAACAAGCGCACAACCAGGAAGCCTGGTCGCTGCCCGCTTCGGGCACGGCAACCCATTCATCCTGGCGCCACGTATAAACCCGACCCGCCTTGGACAACCAAATGCCACCGCTTCCGTCCGCACTCAGCCAGCCGGGCGAACCCGACGGCAGATGGGTTGCGCCCGGAGTGCCGGGCGGACCGGCGCCTTGAAAACGCAGGACCGTTCCATCCTCGCGCAACACCCACACGTCACCGTCGCCGTCCAGAGCGATGCGGCCGGGCATGAACGACAGGCCGGCGGTGGAATCCGCGCCCGCCTCATCATTCGTCGCCGCCGCACTGCGCATGGCCGGAAGCTCCCGTGCCGGACAGCGAACTTGGGTGCGGCCATGGGCAAGTTCCGTGACGAGACCAGACTTGCTGACCCTCCACAGCGCGCCCTGACGATCGACCAACAGGCCGGTGATCCAGCGGTCATCAGGCGCCGCGCCGGCGAACTGCGGGACTGGATTGAAGTTGACGCCGTCAAACCGGACCAGGCCCTTCTGCGTGCCCACCCACAAGTATCCGTCGGGGGTTTGGGCCAGCGCGGTGACGGTTCCGTCGGGAAGGCCGTTCTCCACATGCCAGCTCCGCACTTGAAAACTGTCGTTCAAAGCCGCCTGGGCCGCGCCGGCCAGGACGAGCCCGATCAACAGCATCAGGTGACCAGGGGTCGGCATGCGCAGCCTGCAGGGGTTCATGGAATGGTCGAGAGCAACGTGAACCTAGCCGTCGCCTCCGCACGCGGCAAACGAAAAGACCACTTGCATCACGCAGGCAGTCTTTGAACTGCGCGACCTCGTTCGCGCGCCGCCCGCGCCGGCCCGCCCGGCAATCAGAACGGCCGCTGAAACAGTGATGAGCAATTTGCGTTTGTTCATATTGGTTGGGTTGGGTTGGTGTGACTGTGTGGGTGTCGGGGAGATTGTGGCTCAGCGGAGGATCAGAGCGGCACCACCGAAGGGTTTGAGCGGGAGCACCGCAGTCGCCGGCAGGTGCTGCTCGCTTTGGCCCCATGCGGGAATGGCCGGCGCAAAAAATTCAGCCTGGCCGGCCTTCAAACCCAGTTGCTGCCAGTCCACCTGCAGCGTGACCGACTTGGGGGTGGCGGCAAAATTGCCGACCGCAACGAGCGTTTTGCCCTTTTGCCGCCAGACGGAAACTTTGACGTCCGGATCCGCGCACCGCACCGGGCAATCCGCATCGGCCCACCAGCCGATGAATTCCGCGTCCTGCACGCCAAAATCATCCCACAGCTTCCACGCGGGACGCGGGTCGCCGCCCCAGCCGAGGCGGGCCGTGCAGCCAAACACCAGGCCAAGCCACGGATTGCCCCCGCCCTGCAACATTTCGCCCATCAGCCCGAACGGCACGCCGCTGATTTCAACAAGGAAATGTTCGGGCGGCGGCCCGGCATATTGATGCTCCTCGCCAAACCACAGGCGATCCACAAACGGCAGGCTGTCCATGAACAAGTTGGCGCAGTGCGCCCACGCGCCCGACGCTTGAAACTCGTTCCAGGAATGCAGGTCAATCAAACCGCCGCGCGGGCAATCGCGGTCCAGCACCTTCCGCACGCGCAACATGATGTCGCGATTGTAGGCGATGTCGTCGAGATACAGCCCGTCGCAGCCGGCGTTCTGACACAGCCAGCGCAGGCCTTCGATGTAGTAGTTGTCCCAGCGGCTCAGGGTCTGGGTGAGGAAGCTCACGTCCTGCACCTGCGGTTCATACCACGCCTGCCAGTAATTGCCGCCCAAATGCTCTTCGCCCCAGGGATGCCCGCCGCCGTTTCCCGTGAGCAGAATTTCATCGCCCAGGCTGCGGAGGGCAAAAAGTTCCGTCGCCCAGCAGGACAACTCGCGCACCGTGTAGTAATACTTTGTGCGCAGCCCGCGTTCATGCGCCCGGGCACTGGCGTCGCGCAACTGCTCCCAGGTGATGAACGGGTAATTGATGTAGGGATTGAGCCGGTTGCCCTGATGGAAGTTGACGATGTTGGCGCCGTCGGCCTTCGCCTGGTCCAGATACCGGTCCAGATCGTGCGGAATGCTGCCCGTGTGGTAGTAACGATCCCGCCATTGTTCCGCCGTTGGCAGGGTGTGAAAGGGCGTCACGAGCAGGTTGAAGTCGAAGTGCAACGGCTGGCCCGGCGCCAGTTGACGCGGACCGCTGAAGCAACCCAGCACGGCGGCATCCGTCCCCCGGCGGAATTGCATTCCGCCCACCCCGCCGCCGCTCCACGAGGGCGGATCGTGCAACGGCCGGTGCGCATAGTGAATGTTGACGGCCGGCAGGACGTAATTGTCCGCGAGCAACTGCACGCGCAGCCCGCCGTTGACCGCACCGAGCCACACGCTGTCCTGGTTCTTGTGCGCCACGTCCCAGTGCCAGTCCCATTGGTCCGGGCACGTGCCGGCCGCAAGCTGCAAGCCCAGGGCATACCGGGTCGTCTCCGGCGAACGGGAAAATTCCAGCCGCACATCGGACAGCGACACCGGCCCGGTCGTGGCCGCCAGGGCAACGCGGTAGTGAAGCGAACCATCAAACTCCATCTCCCCCTGCAACGTCGCGGTCAAACCGTCGCCCCGCCATTCGTTGGTCCACGCAACACGGCCCGGCCCGCGCCGGACAAACCGAAACGCTCCGCCCCGCAACTGCGCGCGGCGGCCATCGGCCAGCGTGCAGTTCAACTCGACCGGCCGGGTCAGCAGTTGTTGCTGGACCGTCGGCTCGAGGCGCGTGTTTGCCGCGTTGAAAAACGTGCTGATGCGCGCCGGCAGGCCCTGCTCATTCAATTCCACTGCGCGACCAAGGCAGGCAATGGTGCGCCCGGCGATGTGCAACGGCTCGTAGCCGCGCGTCGGCGCGTCGTCTTCGGCCGTCGTGGAATTCAACCAGCGCAATCGTGAGAAGCTCTTCGGATCAGCATCGCCATGATCGCGCACCCGGCCGGGCTTCAGCTTGAACCGGAGCACCTGATCCTGCGCGGCCCGCCCCTCAGCCTGCACGCGCACCTGAACCGGAATTTCGGCCATCCGTTCCGGCAATGTTTCCGGAATCGCCACGCCGCACCAAAATGCCTGCACGCTCCCGTGCGGCACGTCCACGCGGCGGATGAACGGTTTTCCGAGCCAGTCCACGCCGTGGGTGGAAAGGCAGATGAAGTCCTTGATCCCCGGCGTGGCGGCGGTGCTTTGCTCCGCCGGAAACGTCACCCGCACATCGGCGAGGTCGGCGGCCGCCGCCCAGACGGCGACCTGAAAAACCGCGTATTCGCCGCGCTGCACCGCGAGCGTTGACACGGGGTCCGGCGCCGCGGTCGCCCAAACCCGCGGCAACCGGTCCGGCATCCGCACCGCTTCATCCGGGCCGGAGAGGAAGAGACGGAAACCATTCGTCGCCCGATGAGCGGCGGCGGCTGTTTCCTCCGGAGTGGCGATGACCTCCATTTCATTCCAGGCATCATGTTCACTCAGCGCCTCCCAGCGCACCGGCTCCGCCGCGGGCAGTTGCGCGATCCGTTGCATGGCAGCGGCAGTCCACTGCGGATCGGCTGTTGCTTCTGGTTCACGGTAATGACTGACCGGAAAGGAACCGCCGGAAATGGTCACCGGTAGAAAATAAACCGCGTATTCGCCCGCACCGGTTACAGGTTCAAAGACGAAGTCCCCCGCCACGTTGTCAACGGACCGGACCACGACATTCGTCACGCGCCGCCCCTGCTGGAGTTCATAAACCAGCACGGCCTTCTTTTCAGGATCGCGGTCGCGACGCCGCCACTCAAGGCGGGCCCGAACGGCATTGGCAGGCCCGGCGACGCGCACCACAACCCGATGTGAGCCCAGCGCCGGATCCCACGGTGTGGTCGTTGGCATCCAGGCAGGACCAACCGCCGCCCCCGCCAGCAAACCGGTGAACGCGAGCATCGCGAAAAGGACGCGCCCCCGCCGCCCGCGCCGGTCGAAGGCACACGTCAACCCAACCAAGGAAGCGAACAGGTGATGCATGGTGACGGACAGGTTAAGCGTCTTGGCCGGGCTTTCCTATTACCAGAATTGGTAACTTGCGCCGGCCCGCGACTCATCAACACGGCGGGATTGCGTCACACGCGCGACGTCCTAACGCAATGGCTGAACGGCTTCGTCCGGTTGCGGGGGACGATTGTCGGTGGCGCCGGGCCGCGCATACCAGAACGTTCCCACGGCATAATCCACCCGGGTGTCGGCCCAGTTCCAGATCTCCATGTCCACCTGCAGTTGCCGGCGAAACGGGATGCCATCGAGCAGACGCAGGCGCGAATCCGTGGTGTAACCGCGCCAGTCGTCGCGCGCCTGGCTGTCCCGCGCCGGCGTGGAGAGAAACGGCGAGTTGAAAAAGTTCGGCATGCCCCACGCGTAGCCATAGTAATCTTCCGTGCCGGTGCCGATGTGGGAGGGAATGGTTTCGCCATCGCGGTAAATCCGCTCGTCCCCCTCGCCATACCATTCCTTCACCGGACTGAAGACCGTCAGGGTGTCACCCGCGTAAACGCCCTGTCCGGTAATGCGCACGTAATTCCAGTCCGACCGCGGACGCGTCTTGAGGTCCCGCTGCGCATGCCAGCTCGCGTGAAAATGCTGCGAGCGGGCGTCCCAAGGCCACGGCCGCACGGTCGCACCCAAAGCCACCGTGCCCGGCTGGGTTCCCAAATTTTTCAAGCGAATCTGGCCCGCCTTCCGGTAGGGCATGATCCAGCGCGCCGTCAGCCGGCCATCGGCCCGCACGGTGCGATACCAGTCCTGCACCGGATGCAGACGGGCGCCGGCACCAAAGAATTCGCCGAGCGGACACCAAAGAGT
This genomic stretch from Verrucomicrobiia bacterium harbors:
- a CDS encoding response regulator transcription factor codes for the protein MIIKVAIVEDKAGVRENWARLINAAEGFSCVLTFDSGEAALKALPAEQPDVVLMDIHLPGMSGIECTARLKQVLPSTQVLVVTVYDDADSIFEALKAGASGYLLKTTPPTELLQAIRDIIRGG
- a CDS encoding two-component regulator propeller domain-containing protein codes for the protein MPTPGHLMLLIGLVLAGAAQAALNDSFQVRSWHVENGLPDGTVTALAQTPDGYLWVGTQKGLVRFDGVNFNPVPQFAGAAPDDRWITGLLVDRQGALWRVSKSGLVTELAHGRTQVRCPARELPAMRSAAATNDEAGADSTAGLSFMPGRIALDGDGDVWVLREDGTVLRFQGAGPPGTPGATHLPSGSPGWLSADGSGGIWLSKAGRVYTWRQDEWVAVPEAGSDQASWLCACSAGREGLWVAGIRGSWLSGSWVRQRTPAGWQAPPLATPPAPDSARALVSTLLEDRQGRLWMGMYWSGVYVQAQAGKWERVQMQGPLAQSVVTCLLEDHDGAVWAGTIGEGLHQIVPKQVAMVMLPPDAGESIVNTAFADHDGAVWIGTDGKGIFRWEPGRFTRFGQAEGLPHEHVCAILQDAQSVIWAGTWAGLARFDGTRFVGVRGVPALAQPVVTLFADRSGRLWAGSTRGVCRRQDDGSWTVLTSAAADSNLDVRGITEDRAGHLWVAAIGAGLLQVRGDQLVSVGAAIGLDRKDVRCVLCDADDALWIGTLNNGLFRYAGGRLQHYSMADGLPDDSIISLVADPLGNLWMSSDNGIFGCSCRRLADYVRGQSPALLCWQLAPAQGLANRGCSGSGQPVASWSPDGRLWIADMRGVASFDPAMVTRGKSPPNVFVESVTADGVMLTARDGELRAPASTRRFEFHFAAPDLAAPQTLRFRYRLEPLDSEWVNAGAARLAAYSQLQPETYRFRVMVGGVDERWHEAATPVRLTVHPRLWQARWFQVLVLVVLVSAIAAGLTLNERRKLRRRLERMEAQQALETERRRIARDLHDDLGAGLAEVVLLGELSRQGNVPAAELPAHVSSMTDKTRALVTVMDEIVWTVNPRNDTVKSLGSYLSEHFQRFLAPARISARVSLPDDLPGTPLSAQFRHNIFLAVKEALHNVCKHSGAREVWLRLACTGNELMLRVEDDGKGFDPATVNGQRNGLENMRSRLEALGGRTRFESRPGHGTTVVFTLPLDRCRPAVGK
- a CDS encoding glycoside hydrolase domain-containing protein translates to MHHLFASLVGLTCAFDRRGRRGRVLFAMLAFTGLLAGAAVGPAWMPTTTPWDPALGSHRVVVRVAGPANAVRARLEWRRRDRDPEKKAVLVYELQQGRRVTNVVVRSVDNVAGDFVFEPVTGAGEYAVYFLPVTISGGSFPVSHYREPEATADPQWTAAAMQRIAQLPAAEPVRWEALSEHDAWNEMEVIATPEETAAAAHRATNGFRLFLSGPDEAVRMPDRLPRVWATAAPDPVSTLAVQRGEYAVFQVAVWAAAADLADVRVTFPAEQSTAATPGIKDFICLSTHGVDWLGKPFIRRVDVPHGSVQAFWCGVAIPETLPERMAEIPVQVRVQAEGRAAQDQVLRFKLKPGRVRDHGDADPKSFSRLRWLNSTTAEDDAPTRGYEPLHIAGRTIACLGRAVELNEQGLPARISTFFNAANTRLEPTVQQQLLTRPVELNCTLADGRRAQLRGGAFRFVRRGPGRVAWTNEWRGDGLTATLQGEMEFDGSLHYRVALAATTGPVSLSDVRLEFSRSPETTRYALGLQLAAGTCPDQWDWHWDVAHKNQDSVWLGAVNGGLRVQLLADNYVLPAVNIHYAHRPLHDPPSWSGGGVGGMQFRRGTDAAVLGCFSGPRQLAPGQPLHFDFNLLVTPFHTLPTAEQWRDRYYHTGSIPHDLDRYLDQAKADGANIVNFHQGNRLNPYINYPFITWEQLRDASARAHERGLRTKYYYTVRELSCWATELFALRSLGDEILLTGNGGGHPWGEEHLGGNYWQAWYEPQVQDVSFLTQTLSRWDNYYIEGLRWLCQNAGCDGLYLDDIAYNRDIMLRVRKVLDRDCPRGGLIDLHSWNEFQASGAWAHCANLFMDSLPFVDRLWFGEEHQYAGPPPEHFLVEISGVPFGLMGEMLQGGGNPWLGLVFGCTARLGWGGDPRPAWKLWDDFGVQDAEFIGWWADADCPVRCADPDVKVSVWRQKGKTLVAVGNFAATPKSVTLQVDWQQLGLKAGQAEFFAPAIPAWGQSEQHLPATAVLPLKPFGGAALILR